A single region of the Leisingera thetidis genome encodes:
- a CDS encoding lactoylglutathione lyase family protein codes for MTTTPRTFSHIGLSVPDLEAAVKFYSDVMGFYVLMQPSEVAEDGSAIGQMCTDVFGPGWKSLRIAHLSTADGIGIELFEFNGNEAPEDNFQYRKHGTFHFAVQDPDVEGLLKKIVAAGGKQRMPVREYFPGGKPYRMVYAEDPFGIIFELYSHSYELTYSAGAYS; via the coding sequence ATGACCACCACACCCAGAACCTTCTCGCACATCGGCCTGTCGGTTCCGGACCTTGAGGCTGCCGTGAAATTCTATTCTGACGTCATGGGATTCTATGTGCTCATGCAGCCCAGCGAGGTTGCTGAAGATGGCAGCGCCATCGGCCAGATGTGCACCGATGTGTTTGGTCCCGGATGGAAAAGCCTGCGCATTGCACATCTTTCAACTGCGGACGGCATCGGCATCGAGCTGTTCGAATTCAACGGCAACGAAGCACCGGAGGACAACTTCCAGTACCGCAAGCACGGGACCTTTCACTTTGCCGTGCAGGACCCGGATGTCGAGGGGCTGCTGAAGAAGATCGTCGCGGCCGGCGGCAAGCAGCGGATGCCGGTGCGGGAATATTTCCCCGGCGGGAAGCCTTACCGCATGGTCTATGCGGAGGACCCGTTCGGGATCATCTTCGAGCTTTACAGCCACAGCTATGAGCTGACCTACTCAGCCGGCGCATACAGCTGA
- a CDS encoding tellurite resistance TerB family protein: MSEQTPHPMTPQDCLVALMVAVSASDENIRTAELVKIQSAVNMLPVFADYDIDRVSRVSRTVFDLFEQEDGLEALFGLIRGDLPERLFETAYALACDVAAADGILGETELEFLAEVRYELNIDRLHAAAIERGARARHMV; this comes from the coding sequence ATGAGCGAGCAAACCCCGCACCCGATGACCCCGCAGGACTGCCTGGTGGCCCTGATGGTGGCGGTCTCGGCCTCGGACGAGAACATCCGCACTGCCGAACTGGTGAAGATCCAGTCGGCGGTCAACATGCTGCCAGTGTTTGCAGATTACGACATCGACCGGGTGAGCCGGGTGTCGCGGACCGTGTTTGACCTGTTCGAGCAGGAAGACGGGCTGGAGGCGCTGTTCGGCCTCATCCGCGGCGACCTGCCGGAGCGGCTGTTCGAAACCGCCTATGCGCTGGCCTGCGATGTCGCCGCCGCCGACGGCATCCTGGGCGAGACCGAGCTCGAGTTCCTGGCCGAGGTCCGTTACGAGCTGAACATCGACCGGCTGCACGCCGCCGCGATTGAGCGCGGCGCCCGCGCCCGCCATATGGTGTGA
- a CDS encoding lysine--tRNA ligase, with amino-acid sequence MSELREEALKSKAWPFEEARRILKRYAKGAPEKGFVLFETGYGPSGLPHIGTFGEVARTTMIKTAFEVISDIPTRLICFSDDLDGMRKIPGNVPNAGGLQEHLQKPLTSVPDPFGEFESFGHHNNAMLRRFLDTFGFEYEFYSATEFYGSGQFDAVLKRAVEKYDDIMAIMLKSLREERRQTYSIFLPIHPDTGRVLYVPMKKVCAETYTVTFDDEDGKEWTLPVTGGNVKLQWKPDFGARWAALEVDFEMYGKDHSTNTPIYDGICRVLGQRAPEHFTYELFLDENGQKISKTSGNGVSIDEWLTYASTESLAYFMYQKPKTAKRMHFDVIPKAVDEYHQQLRAYHTQDLKAQLNNPVWHIHGGDVPQSDMVVPFSMLLNLASASSAEDKATLWGFINKYAPDATPESNPAMDQAAGFAVAYFNDFVKPAKVFRLPTDQERAALQDLADALKSPEAALAAIAKKNELAGNDDPLPEADFADEEFLQSVVFAIGKIHGFEPLRAWFSAIYEVLLGASQGPRFGGFIALYGVGETIALIEKALAGELA; translated from the coding sequence ATGTCTGAACTTCGCGAAGAAGCTCTGAAGAGCAAAGCCTGGCCGTTTGAAGAAGCACGCCGCATTCTCAAACGCTACGCCAAGGGCGCGCCGGAGAAGGGATTTGTTCTGTTCGAGACCGGCTATGGCCCCTCCGGCCTGCCGCACATCGGCACCTTCGGCGAGGTGGCCCGCACCACCATGATCAAAACCGCGTTCGAGGTGATCTCGGACATCCCGACCCGGCTGATCTGCTTCTCCGACGACCTCGACGGGATGCGCAAGATTCCCGGCAACGTGCCCAATGCCGGCGGCCTGCAGGAGCACCTGCAGAAACCGCTGACCTCGGTCCCCGACCCGTTCGGCGAATTCGAGAGCTTCGGCCACCACAACAACGCCATGCTGCGCCGCTTCCTCGACACCTTCGGGTTCGAGTACGAGTTCTATTCGGCGACCGAGTTCTATGGCTCCGGCCAGTTCGACGCGGTCCTCAAGCGCGCCGTCGAGAAATACGACGACATCATGGCCATCATGCTGAAGTCCCTGCGCGAGGAGCGCCGCCAGACCTATTCGATCTTCCTGCCGATCCACCCGGACACCGGCCGGGTGCTCTATGTGCCGATGAAGAAGGTCTGCGCCGAGACCTACACCGTCACCTTTGACGACGAGGACGGCAAGGAATGGACCCTGCCGGTCACCGGCGGCAACGTGAAGCTGCAGTGGAAGCCGGACTTCGGCGCCCGCTGGGCGGCGCTCGAGGTCGACTTCGAGATGTACGGCAAGGACCACTCCACCAACACGCCGATCTACGACGGCATCTGCCGGGTGCTGGGCCAGCGCGCGCCGGAGCATTTCACCTATGAGCTGTTCCTTGATGAGAACGGCCAGAAGATCTCGAAAACCTCCGGCAACGGCGTGTCGATCGACGAATGGCTGACCTATGCCTCGACCGAGAGCCTGGCCTATTTCATGTACCAGAAGCCCAAGACCGCCAAGCGGATGCATTTCGACGTGATCCCCAAGGCGGTGGATGAATACCACCAGCAGCTGCGCGCCTATCACACCCAGGACCTGAAGGCGCAGCTGAACAACCCGGTCTGGCACATCCACGGCGGCGACGTGCCGCAGTCCGACATGGTGGTGCCGTTCTCGATGCTCTTGAACCTCGCCTCCGCGTCCAGCGCCGAGGACAAGGCCACCCTGTGGGGCTTCATCAACAAATACGCACCCGACGCGACCCCGGAAAGCAATCCCGCGATGGACCAGGCGGCGGGCTTTGCCGTGGCCTATTTCAACGATTTCGTGAAACCGGCCAAAGTGTTCCGCCTGCCCACCGATCAGGAGCGTGCAGCGCTGCAGGATCTGGCCGATGCGCTGAAATCGCCGGAGGCGGCGCTGGCGGCCATCGCCAAGAAAAATGAGCTGGCCGGCAATGACGACCCGCTGCCCGAAGCCGATTTCGCGGATGAGGAATTCCTGCAGTCGGTGGTTTTCGCCATCGGCAAGATCCACGGGTTCGAACCGCTGCGGGCCTGGTTCTCGGCGATCTACGAGGTGCTGCTGGGCGCCTCCCAAGGCCCGCGGTTCGGCGGTTTCATCGCGCTGTACGGTGTCGGCGAGACCATCGCGCTGATCGAAAAGGCGCTGGCGGGCGAGCTGGCGTAA
- a CDS encoding DUF4864 domain-containing protein → MKRRGFPRLFSSPGGPGNTARLRAAAQRTLPLGQPVLSRSKNNFDATQLHPSWSRVSREAQMRSVLFAGVSVFLLAFPAAAQKEPVTGVIGSRTAAFLKGDAGTAVGHAAPDTRQISDTFQQTGAMARKIARWSGVPPLAAGNDHGRRSPRASLGLPNG, encoded by the coding sequence ATGAAAAGGCGCGGTTTTCCGCGCCTTTTTTCGTCCCCCGGCGGGCCCGGAAACACCGCGCGCCTGCGTGCCGCCGCTCAGCGCACGCTGCCCTTGGGCCAGCCGGTCCTGAGCCGCTCAAAAAATAATTTTGACGCGACGCAGCTTCACCCTAGCTGGAGTCGGGTGAGCCGGGAGGCGCAGATGCGCAGTGTTCTGTTTGCGGGGGTGAGTGTTTTTCTTCTGGCCTTCCCGGCCGCCGCTCAAAAGGAACCGGTCACCGGGGTGATCGGTTCCCGGACCGCGGCCTTCCTGAAGGGGGATGCCGGAACCGCAGTCGGCCATGCCGCCCCGGACACCCGGCAGATTTCCGATACCTTCCAGCAGACCGGCGCGATGGCGCGCAAGATTGCGCGATGGTCCGGCGTCCCGCCTTTGGCGGCGGGGAATGATCACGGACGCCGAAGCCCGCGTGCATCTCTTGGGTTGCCAAATGGTTAA
- a CDS encoding glycosyl hydrolase family 28-related protein: MNKAITEGLQLMPPAFTDGLDVWSSGDGTPGSDTYDGAANAVFVAADADFGGCLELQKTANTQKLRFMGQTPLEPGCYLQIKARVKAVSGALPSVRIAGWAAQSNGSHIGGVTEAAPQTALAAYGDVVEVTGIVGSGSRGGVDMPWGRSAGYGHFGLDLTGANGGVVRIDDIEITDITSAFLRDMLSLVDVTDYGAVGNGSTDCTAAFEAADAAADGRRILVPAGEFYLDSTVSLGSEAVFEGTVSMPDNKMLLLTKNFDFPSYAAAFGNEELGFKKAFQALINNADHESLDLMGRKITVTGPIDMQAAVPNKNSYATRRIIRNGQLEAASSAAWDTDSVTSKATYSASDAKKLTDVAKIASIKVGSLVEGAGVGREIYVKSKNTGAGELTLSGALYDAEGTQNFTFRDFKYLVDFSGFSSLSKFGLEGIEFQCNGRCSALRLAPSGSVFAIDSCFISRPKDRGITSIGSGCQGILVDNCQFLSDEDPLDVEDRVSIGLNVNNNDAKLRSNRATRFRHFAILAGGNNTVTGNHFFQGDSVPNGVRTAGLVLASNNCTSTVSDNYIDNCFIEWTNERDATPDFTSGFSFSALSVTANVFLSGDVAPWFSYIVIKPYGSGHFLNGLSVSGNKFRSLNGSIDRAERVDTSFSDLDFGRSKHVVFAGNMFHNVSIQSANPLRVRHDQSSASSSWSVKADGALPFQGYARYVDSVVPHGPIRTSGNSNRYSMPYAEVQQGAGKDQIRLRWQEAVKGEVQVLLRMDS; the protein is encoded by the coding sequence ATGAACAAGGCAATCACCGAAGGTTTGCAGCTGATGCCGCCGGCATTTACGGATGGTCTGGACGTCTGGTCCAGCGGCGACGGCACCCCCGGCTCCGATACCTATGACGGCGCCGCCAATGCCGTCTTTGTGGCCGCGGATGCGGATTTCGGCGGTTGTCTGGAGCTGCAGAAGACCGCCAACACCCAGAAACTCCGCTTCATGGGGCAGACGCCGCTGGAACCGGGCTGCTACCTGCAGATCAAGGCAAGGGTGAAGGCAGTCAGCGGCGCGCTGCCCTCGGTGCGCATCGCCGGCTGGGCGGCTCAAAGCAACGGCAGCCATATCGGCGGTGTCACCGAAGCCGCGCCGCAGACCGCGCTGGCCGCCTACGGCGACGTGGTGGAGGTCACCGGCATCGTCGGCAGCGGCAGCCGCGGCGGGGTGGACATGCCCTGGGGGCGCAGCGCCGGATACGGCCATTTCGGGCTGGATCTGACCGGCGCCAACGGCGGTGTGGTGCGGATCGACGATATCGAGATCACCGACATCACCAGCGCCTTCCTGCGCGATATGCTGAGCCTGGTGGACGTGACCGACTATGGCGCGGTGGGCAACGGCAGCACCGACTGCACCGCGGCGTTCGAGGCGGCGGATGCGGCCGCGGACGGGCGGCGCATCCTGGTGCCCGCGGGCGAGTTCTATCTGGACAGCACCGTGTCGCTGGGCAGCGAGGCGGTGTTCGAAGGCACGGTTTCGATGCCGGACAACAAGATGCTGCTGCTGACGAAAAACTTCGATTTCCCCTCTTATGCCGCGGCGTTCGGCAACGAAGAGCTGGGCTTCAAGAAGGCGTTTCAGGCGCTGATCAACAATGCGGACCATGAATCGCTGGACCTGATGGGCCGCAAGATCACCGTGACCGGGCCGATCGACATGCAGGCGGCGGTGCCCAACAAAAACTCCTATGCCACCCGCCGGATCATCCGCAACGGCCAGCTGGAGGCCGCCAGCAGCGCCGCCTGGGACACGGACTCGGTGACCTCGAAGGCGACCTACAGCGCCTCGGATGCCAAGAAGCTGACCGATGTTGCGAAAATCGCCAGCATCAAGGTCGGCTCGCTGGTCGAAGGCGCCGGGGTCGGCCGCGAGATCTACGTGAAATCCAAGAATACCGGAGCCGGAGAGCTGACCCTCAGCGGCGCGCTGTATGACGCCGAAGGCACCCAGAACTTCACCTTCAGGGACTTCAAGTATCTGGTCGATTTCAGCGGCTTCAGCTCACTCAGCAAATTCGGCCTGGAAGGCATCGAATTCCAGTGCAACGGCCGCTGCAGCGCCCTGCGCCTGGCGCCTTCCGGTTCTGTTTTTGCAATCGACAGCTGCTTCATCTCGCGTCCCAAGGACCGCGGCATCACGTCGATCGGATCCGGCTGCCAGGGCATTCTGGTCGACAATTGCCAGTTCCTGTCGGACGAGGATCCGCTGGATGTGGAGGACCGGGTCAGCATCGGCCTCAACGTGAACAACAATGATGCCAAGCTGCGCAGCAACCGGGCCACAAGGTTCCGCCATTTCGCCATCCTCGCCGGCGGCAACAACACGGTGACCGGCAACCATTTCTTCCAGGGCGACAGCGTGCCCAACGGGGTGCGCACCGCCGGCCTGGTGCTGGCGTCCAACAATTGCACCTCGACCGTGTCGGACAATTACATCGACAATTGCTTCATCGAATGGACCAACGAGCGGGACGCGACGCCGGATTTCACCAGCGGGTTCTCCTTCAGCGCGCTGTCGGTGACCGCCAATGTGTTCCTGTCCGGCGATGTCGCGCCCTGGTTCAGCTACATCGTGATCAAACCCTATGGCAGCGGTCATTTCCTGAACGGGCTTTCCGTTTCCGGCAACAAGTTCCGCTCGCTCAATGGCAGCATCGACCGGGCGGAACGGGTAGATACAAGCTTCTCGGACCTCGACTTCGGCCGGTCCAAGCATGTGGTCTTTGCAGGCAACATGTTCCACAACGTCAGCATTCAATCCGCCAACCCCTTGCGGGTGCGGCACGATCAGTCCTCGGCATCCTCCAGCTGGTCCGTCAAGGCAGACGGGGCGCTGCCGTTCCAGGGCTATGCCCGCTACGTCGACAGCGTGGTGCCGCACGGGCCGATCCGGACCAGCGGCAACAGCAACCGCTACAGCATGCCCTATGCCGAAGTGCAGCAGGGCGCCGGCAAGGACCAGATCCGCCTGCGCTGGCAGGAAGCGGTCAAGGGCGAGGTCCAGGTGCTGCTGCGGATGGACAGCTGA
- a CDS encoding HugZ family protein — translation MASPIRPADDDARALARDLMGQARFAALGVLLEDGGPLVTRVAFGLDPQGRPVSLISELAQHTRALRQRPACSLLVGEPGARGDPLAHPRLSLMARAEFIPRAAPEHAALAAHYLSRRPGAKLYLQFSDFSFVQFRVTAAHLNGGFGKAFDLAAADLLPPG, via the coding sequence ATGGCCAGCCCGATCCGCCCCGCCGATGACGACGCCCGCGCCCTGGCGCGGGACCTGATGGGGCAGGCCCGCTTTGCCGCGCTTGGAGTGCTGCTGGAAGACGGCGGCCCGCTGGTCACGCGGGTGGCATTCGGATTGGACCCGCAAGGGCGCCCGGTCAGCCTGATATCGGAACTGGCGCAGCACACCCGGGCGCTGCGGCAGCGTCCGGCGTGCTCGCTGCTGGTGGGGGAGCCGGGGGCCAGGGGCGACCCGCTGGCCCATCCGCGCCTCAGCCTGATGGCGCGGGCGGAATTCATCCCCCGCGCGGCCCCGGAACATGCGGCCCTGGCCGCGCACTACCTGTCCCGCCGGCCCGGGGCCAAGCTTTATCTGCAATTCTCCGACTTTTCCTTTGTGCAGTTCCGGGTGACGGCGGCGCATCTGAATGGCGGGTTCGGCAAGGCGTTCGATCTTGCCGCCGCCGATCTGCTGCCGCCCGGCTGA
- a CDS encoding antibiotic biosynthesis monooxygenase family protein: MPTIAKTADIQTVITTFEMTPGTCQDLLEALQDAYSEFISKQPGFLSAGLHVNDAQTRIANYSQWRRREDFMAMLRSPEMRERNRKINELCRSFEPVMYDVAEVFGS; this comes from the coding sequence ATGCCGACAATCGCAAAAACCGCTGATATCCAGACCGTTATCACCACATTCGAGATGACGCCCGGAACCTGCCAGGACCTGCTGGAGGCGCTGCAGGATGCCTATTCCGAGTTCATTTCCAAGCAGCCCGGCTTCCTTTCCGCCGGCCTGCATGTGAATGACGCCCAGACCCGCATCGCCAATTACTCGCAATGGCGCCGCCGCGAGGATTTCATGGCGATGCTGCGCAGCCCGGAGATGCGCGAGCGCAACCGCAAGATCAACGAGCTGTGCCGCAGCTTCGAGCCGGTAATGTATGACGTGGCGGAGGTGTTTGGCTCATAA
- a CDS encoding universal stress protein: MYHTILVPISFDPERDVTGPLKVARLLSAPGAKVTLLHVIEQVPSYAISYIPADFMDGTRRALQAELDGLAQTLPNAEGVLIEGHSGRTILDWAEQNAPDLIILASHRPSMQDLLWGSTSGHVVRHAACAVHVVR; this comes from the coding sequence ATGTATCACACAATTCTGGTGCCAATCTCATTTGATCCGGAACGGGATGTGACCGGACCGCTGAAAGTGGCGCGTCTTCTGTCCGCACCGGGGGCCAAGGTGACGCTGCTGCATGTGATTGAACAGGTCCCGTCCTATGCGATCTCCTATATCCCGGCGGATTTCATGGACGGCACCCGCAGGGCGCTGCAGGCGGAACTGGACGGGCTGGCGCAGACCCTGCCCAACGCCGAGGGCGTGCTGATAGAGGGCCACTCCGGCCGCACCATCCTGGACTGGGCAGAGCAGAACGCGCCGGATCTGATCATCCTCGCCTCGCACCGCCCGTCGATGCAGGATCTGCTGTGGGGGTCGACCTCCGGCCACGTGGTGCGCCACGCCGCCTGCGCGGTGCATGTGGTGCGCTAG
- a CDS encoding zf-TFIIB domain-containing protein, which produces MQCPIDGTRLEMAARAGVEIDYCPKCRGVWLDRGELDKIIERSAQPVQAAPQPQRYDDRGGHHDPRDSKPYKKKKKSFLEDLFDF; this is translated from the coding sequence ATGCAGTGCCCGATTGACGGAACCCGGCTGGAGATGGCCGCCCGTGCCGGTGTCGAGATCGACTATTGCCCGAAGTGCCGCGGCGTGTGGCTGGACCGGGGCGAGCTGGACAAGATCATCGAGCGTTCGGCGCAGCCGGTCCAGGCCGCCCCGCAGCCGCAGCGGTATGATGACCGGGGCGGCCATCATGACCCGCGCGACAGCAAGCCCTACAAGAAGAAAAAGAAGAGCTTCCTGGAAGACCTGTTTGATTTCTGA
- a CDS encoding aminoacyl-tRNA deacylase, with protein MIASRLKHHLEAQGLPFGTVRHPYTATAAECAESAHVPGGHLAKSVLIHMEEGPVLAVIPSNQSVDLHALQSMMDRRLGLAPEYELNQVFDDCDPGAAPCVGQAYHVPTVIDDSLSGLDKVWFEAGDHKTLVEMKGNDFDTLMKDAKHGSFCTMH; from the coding sequence ATGATCGCCTCACGCCTGAAACATCATCTGGAGGCACAGGGCCTGCCTTTCGGCACTGTCCGCCACCCCTATACCGCCACCGCGGCCGAATGCGCCGAAAGCGCGCATGTGCCGGGCGGCCATCTCGCCAAATCGGTGCTGATCCACATGGAGGAAGGCCCGGTACTGGCGGTGATCCCCTCCAACCAGTCCGTCGACCTGCACGCGCTGCAGTCGATGATGGACCGCCGTCTGGGCCTCGCCCCGGAATATGAGCTGAACCAGGTCTTCGACGATTGCGACCCCGGCGCCGCCCCCTGCGTCGGGCAGGCCTACCATGTGCCGACCGTGATCGACGACAGCCTCAGCGGGCTCGACAAGGTCTGGTTCGAGGCCGGCGACCACAAGACGCTGGTGGAAATGAAGGGCAATGATTTCGACACCCTGATGAAGGACGCCAAACACGGCTCCTTCTGCACCATGCACTGA
- a CDS encoding SPW repeat protein: MTDLWKKMTGDWQDSVNVLLGLWLVLSPWILQFQDSSPALANAVLVGAVIAVMSLAAVLRFRYWEEWIDMAIGAWLVVSPWVLGLAALTLATWNFVVVGALVFAMAGWSLYEHDAHHPA; encoded by the coding sequence ATGACTGATCTCTGGAAAAAAATGACCGGCGACTGGCAGGACAGCGTGAACGTGCTGCTCGGCCTGTGGCTGGTGCTGTCGCCCTGGATCCTGCAATTCCAGGACAGCAGCCCGGCACTCGCCAACGCGGTGCTGGTCGGCGCCGTGATCGCGGTGATGTCGCTGGCCGCGGTGCTCCGCTTCCGCTACTGGGAGGAATGGATCGACATGGCGATCGGCGCCTGGCTGGTGGTCTCGCCCTGGGTGCTCGGCCTCGCCGCGCTGACCCTGGCCACCTGGAACTTCGTGGTCGTCGGCGCGCTGGTCTTTGCGATGGCGGGCTGGTCGCTCTACGAGCACGACGCCCATCATCCGGCCTGA